A portion of the Cryptomeria japonica chromosome 5, Sugi_1.0, whole genome shotgun sequence genome contains these proteins:
- the LOC131056187 gene encoding codeine O-demethylase-like, producing MASSDSLSSPFQTAFDFVSVEIFVIDVEKILLPSDNHERCKEMGILSKACIEWGFFQIVNHGIPHSLVDRMRGVTNEFFSLSLEEKKKYAPQTGDSQGYGNMFVVDEDQKLDWGDSIALALMPKKLVKLSLWPKTPSDYREKFGEDPMMAVRMNLYPPCPRPNLVLGLSPHSDGAAITLLLQDEHIEGLQVRKNNKWVPIQPIPYALVVNIGDLIEVMTNGIYKSIEHRAVTNKESTRLSIAMFYFPGLDDEVAPASNLVNEEHPSLYGKFKQKEYMHYYTNTKLNGKKSLANFSKICEYYSISLVSVVRNK from the exons ATGGCTTCCTCTGACTCTTTGAGTAGTCCATTCCAGACTGCTTTTGATTTTGTTTCTGTGGAGA TTTTTGTAATCGACGTGGAAAAGATTCTCTTGCCCTCTGACAACCATGAAAGATGCAAGGAGATGGGCATTCTTTCTAAGGCCTGCATAGAGTGGGGCTTCTTTCAG ATTGTGAACCATGGAATTCCACATTCTTTGGTAGATCGCATGAGAGGAGTGACAAATGAATTCTTTAGTCTTTCCttagaagagaagaaaaagtatgCTCCACAAACAGGAGATTCTCAAGGCTATGGTAATATGTTTGTGGTTGATGAAGATCAAAAGTTGGATTGGGGTGACTCCATAGCTTTGGCTCTTATGCCTAAGAAACTTGTCAAGTTATCTCTATGGCCAAAAACACCATCGGATTACAG AGAAAAGTTTGGAGAAGATCCAATGATGGCAGTAAGGATGAACTTATATCCACCTTGCCCTAGGCCTAATCTAGTGTTGGGGTTAAGCCCTCATTCCGATGGAGCTGCCATAACACTTTTACTTCAAGATGAACACATAGAAGGCCTTCAGGTTCGCAAGAACAACAAATGGGTTCCTATTCAACCCATTCCTTATGCCCTTGTTGTTAATATTGGTGACCTAATAGAG gtGATGACAAATGGAATCTATAAGAGTATAGAACATCGCGCGGTGACAAACAAAGAGAGCACAAGGTTATCCATTGCTATGTTTTATTTCCCAGGCTTAGATGATGAAGTGGCTCCTGCAAGCAACCTTGTCAATGAAGAACACCCTTCACTATATGGGAAGTTCAAACAAAAAGAATATATGCACTATTACACAAATACAAAACTCAATGGAAAAAAGTCATTGGCTAACTTCTCCAAAATATGTGAATATTATTCAATATCACTAGTTAGTGTggtaagaaataaataa